The following proteins are encoded in a genomic region of Alkalibaculum bacchi:
- a CDS encoding ABC transporter permease encodes MLQIILGAISLGLLWAVMTIGVYITYRILDISDLSVEGSIAMGAAIAAFQIYNGMNPFVATLLATIGGMLAGLVTGLLHTRLKIPALLSGILTMISLYSINLRIMGKANVSLLRIDTVYTTFEKLGLSQSNSVMLFGFICAILIICILYWFFGTEIGCAIRATGNNVQMARAQGINTNNMITLGLVISNGLVALSGALIAQSQSFADVQMGIGSIVIGLASVIIGEVIFNSRNFFGRLISLILGAITYRIIIALVIRMGMPANDLRLFTAVTVAVALSLPTIKSSIAQWKNGKGNQ; translated from the coding sequence ATGTTACAAATTATATTAGGAGCTATTTCATTAGGTCTTTTATGGGCAGTTATGACAATAGGTGTATACATCACTTACAGAATACTAGATATTTCGGACTTAAGCGTAGAAGGTAGTATTGCAATGGGGGCAGCTATTGCTGCCTTTCAAATCTACAATGGAATGAACCCCTTTGTAGCTACTCTTTTAGCAACAATAGGTGGTATGTTAGCAGGACTTGTTACAGGGTTACTTCATACAAGACTTAAAATACCTGCATTGTTATCAGGGATTTTGACTATGATTTCACTATACTCTATTAATCTTAGAATTATGGGAAAAGCCAATGTATCTCTCCTTCGGATTGATACAGTTTACACTACTTTTGAAAAACTAGGACTTAGTCAATCAAATTCTGTTATGCTATTTGGTTTTATATGTGCTATTCTAATTATCTGCATTCTATATTGGTTTTTTGGAACAGAAATTGGATGTGCTATTCGTGCTACGGGTAATAATGTTCAAATGGCACGTGCACAAGGAATTAATACAAACAATATGATTACTCTTGGCTTAGTCATAAGCAATGGATTAGTGGCACTTTCCGGTGCGTTAATCGCACAAAGCCAAAGCTTTGCTGATGTGCAAATGGGTATTGGTTCAATTGTTATAGGTTTAGCATCGGTTATTATAGGAGAGGTTATCTTTAATAGCAGAAATTTCTTTGGACGATTAATTTCTCTAATACTAGGTGCGATTACATACCGTATTATTATCGCCTTAGTTATTAGAATGGGTATGCCGGCAAATGATTTGAGGCTATTTACTGCCGTTACGGTCGCTGTAGCTCTTTCACTGCCAACTATTAAATCTTCAATAGCTCAATGGAAAAACGGAAAGGGGAATCAGTAA
- a CDS encoding ABC transporter ATP-binding protein, with protein sequence MLTVDKIHKTFNPGTINEKIALADLSVTLQEGDFVTVIGGNGAGKSTLLNCVAGVYTIDQGSILIGDKDVTKLSEHRRASVIGRVFQDPMKGTAANMGIEENLALANRRGKFRGLRWGITNKEREAYKEYLSHLELGLENRLNDKVGLLSGGQRQALTLLMATIKRPQLLLLDEHTAALDPKTADKVLKISDKLIKENNLTALMVTHNMRNAIEYGNRLIMMHEGRIILDIKGEEKQKLTVESLLKRFGKVSGKEFSDDRSLLS encoded by the coding sequence ATGTTGACAGTTGATAAAATACACAAGACTTTTAACCCTGGAACCATAAATGAAAAAATAGCATTGGCTGATCTAAGTGTTACATTACAAGAGGGTGATTTTGTAACTGTGATAGGTGGTAATGGGGCAGGAAAATCTACTCTGCTCAATTGCGTTGCAGGAGTATATACAATCGATCAGGGCTCTATCTTAATAGGTGATAAAGATGTAACAAAATTGTCTGAGCACAGGAGAGCTAGCGTAATTGGTCGAGTATTTCAAGATCCAATGAAGGGTACAGCAGCCAATATGGGAATTGAAGAAAACTTAGCTTTAGCAAATAGACGAGGTAAATTTAGAGGATTGAGATGGGGAATCACCAATAAAGAAAGGGAAGCCTATAAAGAGTACTTGAGCCATTTAGAACTAGGTTTAGAAAATCGCCTCAATGACAAGGTAGGTCTTCTTTCTGGAGGACAACGCCAAGCATTAACGCTGCTCATGGCCACCATTAAAAGACCACAACTTCTTTTATTAGATGAACATACAGCAGCACTTGACCCTAAAACAGCTGATAAAGTATTAAAAATAAGCGACAAATTAATCAAGGAAAATAATTTAACTGCTTTAATGGTAACACATAATATGAGAAACGCTATCGAATACGGAAATCGCTTAATCATGATGCACGAAGGTCGTATTATTTTAGATATTAAAGGAGAAGAAAAACAAAAGCTCACAGTAGAAAGCTTGCTAAAACGCTTTGGTAAAGTAAGTGGAAAAGAATTCTCGGATGATAGATCGTTACTGTCTTAA
- a CDS encoding glycoside hydrolase family 25 protein: MGYIIDISHHQNPSRINYRVLCRQLDMAIVRVQFGSSLIDRHYRTHIREMKENTVPVGVYAWVRGINLRDMEVEAADFYNRSKDLNPEFYVLDVEEKSMNNMRVGINAYINKMRTLTDKKIGIYVGHHLYNSFNLDMEKADFVWIPHYGVNNGTVNSTPRYPCDLHQYTSVGRLDGYNDNLDFNRLMNGRTLEFFIGKSDNLPEKPNNPEQDPTANEIIYTIKKGDTLWDIARLYNTTVEILANYNNISNTDLIYAGNQLRIPISDNIIIYTIKRGDTLYGIAYQYNTTVDKLVRDNNIANRNLIYPGQVIRIVK, from the coding sequence ATGGGATATATTATAGACATTTCGCATCATCAAAATCCAAGTAGGATAAATTATAGGGTTTTGTGTAGGCAATTAGATATGGCTATTGTCCGAGTACAGTTTGGATCTAGTTTAATAGATCGGCACTATAGAACCCATATTCGAGAAATGAAAGAAAATACCGTACCTGTTGGAGTATACGCTTGGGTTAGGGGGATTAACTTAAGAGACATGGAAGTAGAAGCGGCGGATTTTTATAATCGATCTAAAGATTTAAACCCTGAGTTTTATGTGTTGGATGTAGAAGAAAAGAGTATGAATAACATGCGCGTTGGAATTAACGCTTATATCAATAAAATGAGAACCTTAACAGATAAAAAAATCGGTATCTATGTAGGCCATCACTTGTATAATTCCTTCAATCTCGATATGGAAAAGGCAGATTTTGTGTGGATTCCCCATTATGGAGTAAACAATGGTACGGTTAATAGTACTCCTAGATATCCATGTGATCTTCATCAATACACTAGTGTAGGTCGCTTAGATGGGTACAATGATAATCTAGACTTTAATCGTCTTATGAATGGAAGAACTTTAGAATTTTTTATAGGAAAATCAGATAATTTGCCAGAAAAACCAAATAATCCAGAGCAGGATCCTACAGCAAATGAAATCATCTACACTATAAAAAAAGGTGATACTTTATGGGATATAGCACGATTATACAATACCACTGTAGAAATTCTTGCAAATTACAATAATATTAGCAATACAGATCTCATCTACGCCGGTAATCAACTGAGGATTCCTATTTCAGATAATATCATTATATACACCATAAAAAGAGGGGATACCCTTTATGGAATAGCCTATCAATACAATACAACAGTAGATAAATTAGTTAGAGATAATAATATAGCAAACCGAAATTTGATTTATCCAGGGCAGGTAATTAGAATTGTAAAATAA
- a CDS encoding 3'-5' exonuclease — protein sequence MNTIVIDLEFNQASDKTTMNPKCPFEIIQIGAITLDKNLDCIGVFDRLIKPQIYKEINPYVGSLTGLKIEDFTEEETYRSVFYDFLAFLGHEDIVFCTWGTADMKELFRNTSFYCLPLSKLPNKYINLQPYVSQYLHFPSKVSISLKDALKFLKIEDESNFHNAYYDAYYTSKIFQKVYNQDIEPQIYDPSPPPRIPQPKKLHLNHTKLFSQFEKMMERELTSEEKETVRLAYLMGKTGQFLE from the coding sequence ATGAATACAATTGTAATAGATTTAGAATTTAATCAAGCTTCTGATAAAACTACAATGAATCCAAAATGTCCCTTTGAAATCATTCAAATTGGTGCAATTACACTAGATAAGAATTTAGACTGTATAGGAGTCTTTGATCGACTTATAAAACCACAAATTTACAAAGAAATAAATCCTTATGTGGGCTCTCTGACTGGTCTTAAAATAGAAGATTTTACCGAAGAAGAAACGTATCGTAGTGTCTTTTATGACTTTTTAGCTTTTCTAGGTCATGAAGACATTGTCTTTTGTACCTGGGGTACTGCTGATATGAAAGAATTATTCCGTAATACGTCCTTTTATTGTTTGCCCTTATCCAAATTGCCTAATAAGTACATCAATCTTCAACCTTATGTATCTCAGTATCTACACTTTCCAAGCAAAGTCTCTATTAGCTTAAAAGATGCCTTAAAATTTTTGAAGATTGAGGATGAGTCTAATTTTCATAATGCTTATTATGATGCTTACTATACCTCTAAGATTTTTCAAAAGGTGTATAATCAGGACATAGAACCTCAAATATATGATCCGAGTCCACCCCCAAGAATCCCTCAACCGAAAAAACTTCACTTAAACCATACTAAACTCTTTTCTCAATTTGAAAAAATGATGGAACGAGAACTCACTAGTGAAGAAAAAGAAACAGTGAGATTAGCTTATCTAATGGGAAAAACAGGTCAGTTTTTAGAATAG
- a CDS encoding ABC transporter substrate-binding protein — MKKITKKLALGLLVMVTIFSAACSNEASNSQSDQITVGVVQYMDHVALDEARKGFVDALADNGYKDGENLAIDLQNAQGDQSNLSSISDRFVNNNVDLVLAIATPAAQAVAGKTTEIPILATAVTDYEAARLVKSKDAPEGNVSGTTDMSPIKEQIDLLMKLAPDAKTVGVLYTSSEDNSILQANMAKEAIEAAGLKYEEVTVSNSNEVQQATQAIVDKCDAIYIPTDNVFASAMPVVNGIAGQSKTAVITGETGMAMAGGLASLGINYYDLGYQTGLMGIKILKGEAEPATMPIEPASKFNYVINGTTAEEIGTVIPDDLQEYVK, encoded by the coding sequence ATGAAAAAAATTACAAAAAAATTAGCTCTTGGATTACTGGTGATGGTTACTATATTTAGTGCTGCCTGTTCAAATGAAGCTAGTAATTCACAATCGGATCAAATAACAGTTGGAGTGGTTCAATACATGGATCATGTAGCTCTAGATGAAGCACGTAAAGGTTTTGTAGATGCTTTAGCAGATAATGGATATAAAGACGGAGAAAATCTAGCTATTGACTTACAAAATGCTCAAGGGGATCAAAGTAATTTATCCAGTATTAGCGATCGATTTGTTAATAACAATGTAGATTTAGTATTAGCCATTGCTACACCAGCAGCACAAGCAGTTGCTGGCAAGACAACAGAAATTCCAATACTGGCTACTGCTGTTACAGATTATGAGGCAGCACGACTTGTCAAATCAAAGGATGCCCCAGAAGGAAATGTCTCTGGTACAACAGACATGAGCCCTATAAAAGAACAAATTGACCTTTTGATGAAGTTAGCACCAGATGCTAAAACTGTTGGCGTATTATATACTTCAAGTGAAGATAATTCAATCTTACAAGCCAATATGGCAAAAGAAGCAATAGAAGCAGCTGGACTGAAATACGAAGAAGTTACTGTTAGTAATTCAAACGAAGTACAACAGGCTACTCAGGCTATAGTAGATAAATGTGATGCAATTTACATCCCAACAGATAATGTATTCGCATCTGCAATGCCTGTAGTAAACGGCATAGCAGGTCAATCCAAAACGGCTGTAATTACTGGAGAAACTGGCATGGCAATGGCAGGTGGATTGGCTTCACTAGGGATTAATTACTATGATTTAGGATACCAAACAGGTCTAATGGGTATAAAAATCCTAAAAGGAGAAGCAGAGCCAGCTACGATGCCTATCGAACCAGCAAGCAAATTCAACTATGTAATCAACGGAACAACTGCAGAGGAAATTGGGACTGTAATACCTGACGATTTACAAGAATACGTGAAATAG
- a CDS encoding response regulator transcription factor, which produces MKVLVIDDDQIVCSSLKMIINQDPSIDVIATANDGNEAIDLYFTYLPDVLLMDIRMNQMSGIDAGEYILLKEPRAKILFLTTFLDDEYIIKALNMGAKGYLVKQDFESIIPSIKAVYAGQNVFGNEIITKLPHLIHYEEKDIYSNLDITEKEFNIITYISEGFSNKEIADTLYLSEGTVRNYISIILEKLQLRDRTQIAVDYYKRKHR; this is translated from the coding sequence ATGAAAGTTCTTGTGATTGATGATGATCAGATTGTCTGTTCGTCCTTAAAAATGATAATCAATCAAGACCCTTCTATAGATGTAATCGCAACAGCAAATGATGGGAATGAAGCTATAGATCTTTATTTTACATATTTACCCGATGTTTTGCTCATGGACATACGCATGAATCAAATGAGCGGCATTGATGCAGGAGAATATATTCTACTTAAAGAACCAAGAGCTAAAATCTTATTTCTAACAACCTTTTTAGATGATGAATACATCATCAAAGCATTAAATATGGGTGCTAAAGGCTATTTAGTCAAACAAGATTTTGAAAGCATTATCCCTTCTATTAAAGCTGTGTATGCAGGGCAAAATGTATTTGGCAATGAGATCATTACAAAATTACCACATTTAATCCACTATGAAGAAAAAGACATTTATAGTAATTTAGATATAACAGAAAAGGAATTTAATATCATCACTTACATTTCAGAAGGGTTTTCCAACAAGGAAATAGCTGATACGCTATACCTTAGCGAAGGAACAGTACGCAATTACATCAGCATCATATTAGAAAAACTACAACTTAGAGATCGTACACAAATTGCCGTTGATTATTATAAGAGAAAACATAGGTAA
- a CDS encoding sensor histidine kinase, translated as MPLQLYDIFLTQEQKYGLIYLFPLLFHPRDLPSGFYIWIIMFCLLSFTSKIKKDRILELSQEYYAYRDTAKELEISLEEKNRRLIQSQDDKIHLATLQERNRIAKEIHDNTGHLLSRSLLQIGALMTVTKDKVLLENLNLLKDSLSAGMDNIRSSIHNLHDESVDLYASIRTLVKEFTFCPITFDYHIKNAPTTQTKYFFLWTIKESLSNIIKHSNATKVSIVLMEHPIMYQLIITNNGNSISDANIYLSDGIGIRTMKERTHAFKGIFQISTEKGFRIFITIPIKNEEVVNNESSCD; from the coding sequence ATGCCTTTGCAACTTTATGATATCTTTCTTACTCAAGAGCAAAAATATGGTTTAATATACTTATTTCCATTGCTTTTTCACCCTAGAGATTTACCATCGGGTTTTTATATTTGGATTATTATGTTTTGCCTCCTATCCTTTACATCAAAAATAAAGAAAGATAGAATATTAGAACTTTCTCAGGAATATTACGCATATCGAGATACTGCAAAAGAATTAGAGATTTCTCTGGAAGAAAAAAACAGAAGATTAATACAAAGCCAAGATGACAAAATACATTTGGCAACTTTACAAGAACGGAATCGAATTGCTAAAGAAATCCACGACAATACGGGTCATCTCTTATCGCGCTCTTTACTGCAAATCGGTGCTTTAATGACGGTAACGAAAGACAAAGTCTTACTAGAAAATTTAAACCTACTAAAAGATTCCCTGTCTGCAGGTATGGATAATATTCGCAGTAGCATTCACAATTTGCACGATGAATCTGTAGATTTATATGCTAGTATTCGCACTTTAGTAAAGGAATTCACCTTTTGCCCTATTACATTTGACTACCACATAAAAAATGCACCAACTACACAAACAAAGTACTTTTTCTTATGGACTATTAAAGAATCCTTATCAAATATTATAAAACATTCTAATGCCACAAAAGTTTCAATCGTACTAATGGAACACCCTATTATGTATCAATTGATTATTACAAATAACGGAAACTCTATTTCAGATGCAAATATATATTTAAGTGATGGAATAGGTATTCGAACCATGAAAGAGCGTACCCATGCATTTAAAGGAATTTTTCAAATTTCTACAGAAAAGGGATTTCGCATTTTTATCACCATACCAATTAAGAATGAGGAGGTAGTAAATAATGAAAGTTCTTGTGATTGA
- a CDS encoding ABC transporter ATP-binding protein, producing MIVNINNLVKRYDKVLAVDHLNLQIQEGEIFGLLGPNGSGKSTTINCILSLLEYDKGSIEVFNEEMSPESYDIKRDIGVIFQQVAVFEELTVYENIKYFCSLYVKDKNEVKRLTEQAISFVSLEDYVKFFPSKLSGGLLRRLNIACGIAHKPKLIILDEPTVAVDPQSRNKILEGIKKLNEEGATVIYTTHYMEEAEQICDRIAIIDKGKVIALGTKEELKAMISIGEKITIEVFSLEQNQLQDIKELPRVLSVEYKGNLLSVKLTKGKNNLFQILSYLMDHEIPFQQVFTEQPTLNDVFLEITGKTLRD from the coding sequence ATGATTGTAAATATTAACAATTTAGTAAAGAGATATGACAAAGTCTTAGCTGTCGACCATTTGAATTTGCAAATCCAAGAGGGGGAGATTTTTGGGTTATTAGGCCCTAATGGTTCTGGGAAATCAACTACCATAAATTGTATATTATCTTTGTTAGAGTATGACAAAGGTAGTATTGAGGTTTTTAATGAGGAAATGTCACCAGAATCTTACGATATTAAGAGAGATATTGGCGTGATTTTTCAACAAGTAGCAGTTTTTGAAGAATTGACCGTATATGAAAATATCAAATATTTTTGCAGTTTATATGTAAAGGATAAAAATGAAGTAAAAAGGTTAACAGAACAAGCCATCTCCTTTGTCTCATTAGAAGATTATGTAAAGTTTTTTCCTAGTAAATTAAGCGGTGGTCTCCTAAGGAGATTAAATATTGCCTGTGGTATTGCACATAAGCCGAAACTTATTATTCTTGATGAACCTACTGTTGCAGTAGACCCTCAAAGCAGAAATAAAATACTTGAAGGTATTAAAAAATTAAACGAAGAAGGTGCAACGGTTATTTATACGACTCATTATATGGAAGAAGCCGAACAAATCTGTGACCGAATTGCTATTATTGATAAGGGCAAGGTCATAGCCTTAGGAACAAAGGAAGAACTAAAGGCCATGATCTCTATTGGCGAAAAAATCACAATTGAAGTGTTTTCTCTAGAGCAAAATCAATTACAAGATATTAAAGAGTTGCCACGAGTTTTGTCTGTAGAGTACAAGGGAAATTTACTCTCTGTTAAATTGACAAAAGGGAAAAACAATCTGTTTCAAATTTTATCTTATTTAATGGATCATGAGATTCCTTTTCAACAGGTGTTTACAGAACAACCAACTTTAAATGATGTATTTTTAGAGATTACAGGAAAAACATTAAGAGATTAG
- a CDS encoding ABC transporter permease translates to MLRLYMTRVKCLIRNKSNVFWTFLFPIVLATLFHLAFSNLNSSEVFHSIPIGVIENNEYENTEIFIETMSSIKTSKDQKSPKLFRVSVLGKEKAEKELKEDKIIGYIYPKEDMELTIKESGIEQTIVKSFLDGYSQSVNTVQSLIELNPQNIQNILEDIQEKNGYLEDYLQGESSPDTTLNFFYSLIAMACLFGCFWGLTAITDIQANLSLVGARINVAPTKKMKLLFCNISAALTVHFTGILLLMAYLMNVLKINFGDDLSFVILSSFVSSLLGVSLGAMVSALSNKDLNFKYNIMSAVTMFSCFLSGLMSVQVKYIVATRVPLLQYVNPAHIITDAFYSLYYYETKDRFFLNIGLMISYSLAFSIITYVATRRKKYASI, encoded by the coding sequence ATGCTACGTTTGTATATGACGAGAGTAAAATGTCTCATTCGTAATAAAAGCAATGTATTTTGGACATTTTTGTTTCCAATTGTACTTGCCACATTATTTCATTTAGCCTTTAGTAATTTAAATAGTTCGGAAGTATTTCATTCTATTCCTATTGGGGTCATAGAAAATAATGAATATGAGAATACTGAAATATTTATTGAGACGATGTCTAGCATAAAAACATCTAAAGATCAAAAATCGCCAAAATTATTTAGAGTTTCTGTACTTGGAAAAGAGAAAGCTGAAAAAGAATTAAAAGAAGATAAAATAATAGGCTATATTTACCCTAAGGAAGACATGGAGTTAACAATAAAAGAAAGTGGTATAGAGCAAACCATAGTAAAATCCTTTTTAGATGGGTATAGCCAAAGTGTCAATACGGTACAATCCTTAATAGAATTAAATCCTCAAAATATTCAAAATATCCTTGAGGATATACAAGAGAAAAATGGGTATTTAGAAGACTATTTGCAAGGTGAGAGCTCGCCAGATACTACTCTTAATTTCTTCTATTCCCTCATTGCAATGGCTTGCCTGTTCGGTTGCTTTTGGGGTTTGACAGCAATTACAGATATACAAGCAAATCTATCCTTGGTTGGAGCTAGAATAAATGTAGCACCAACGAAAAAAATGAAGCTACTTTTTTGCAATATATCAGCAGCTCTTACTGTTCATTTTACAGGAATACTGCTTCTTATGGCTTATCTAATGAATGTACTAAAAATTAATTTTGGCGATGATTTAAGTTTTGTCATACTGAGTAGTTTTGTTTCTTCTTTATTAGGTGTCTCACTTGGGGCAATGGTTAGTGCATTATCGAATAAAGACCTTAATTTTAAGTACAATATTATGTCGGCAGTAACCATGTTTTCTTGCTTTTTATCTGGTTTAATGTCGGTACAAGTAAAGTACATTGTGGCTACTCGAGTTCCCCTATTGCAGTATGTTAATCCTGCGCATATTATTACGGATGCCTTTTACAGTTTGTATTATTATGAGACAAAGGATCGGTTTTTCTTAAATATAGGACTCATGATAAGCTATTCTTTAGCATTTAGTATTATAACCTATGTGGCAACTAGGAGGAAAAAATATGCAAGTATTTAA
- a CDS encoding ABC transporter permease, whose product MQVFKLYLKIIKKNLPGIMVYLGIFLFIVVLITTITRDTSSTTFEQSKVKIAYINEDIENPLINGFKDYLKDYVKFVEIEETEEGMRDALFFRVVEYIVIIPDGFVEGFENDNPMKLKKLAVSDSTSAAYIDMAIENYFNTAENYIKNTDISSEEIVDYVKEDLDVSTKTNISVKKVEDNGALKFYFNYCSYALTAVLIIAISSIMLSLGNIHIKRRNRVSPIPIGKSQFQQVLGLFFIVLLIDLLLIFVGLFFRGGADDFVFGLLSMNLLSLSIAILSIAYLVGTTIRNREAANGIANILSLGFAFLSGVFVPKELLGETALQIGKFTPTYWFVMANDFIFNLSNYSFDNLSNILISMVVQLGFGVAFFAMALVINKKNRTSVE is encoded by the coding sequence ATGCAAGTATTTAAACTGTATTTAAAAATTATAAAGAAAAACCTACCTGGTATTATGGTTTATCTTGGAATCTTCTTATTTATTGTTGTCCTCATTACAACGATTACGAGGGATACAAGTTCAACAACATTCGAACAATCTAAAGTAAAGATTGCTTATATTAATGAAGATATAGAAAACCCACTTATAAATGGATTTAAGGACTATTTAAAAGATTACGTTAAATTTGTAGAGATAGAGGAAACAGAAGAGGGAATGAGAGATGCACTGTTTTTTAGAGTGGTAGAATACATTGTTATTATACCAGATGGTTTTGTAGAAGGATTTGAAAATGATAATCCTATGAAACTAAAGAAATTAGCAGTCTCTGACTCCACTTCTGCAGCTTATATCGATATGGCTATAGAAAACTATTTTAATACAGCAGAGAATTATATAAAAAATACAGATATATCTTCGGAAGAAATCGTAGACTATGTGAAAGAAGATTTAGATGTAAGCACTAAAACCAATATAAGTGTAAAAAAGGTAGAAGATAATGGGGCGTTAAAGTTTTATTTTAATTACTGTTCATATGCTCTTACAGCAGTACTGATTATAGCTATTAGTTCTATCATGTTATCTTTAGGAAATATTCATATCAAAAGGAGAAATAGGGTCTCTCCAATACCTATTGGTAAGAGCCAATTTCAACAGGTTCTAGGCCTTTTCTTTATTGTTTTATTAATAGACTTGTTGCTAATTTTTGTTGGATTATTTTTTAGAGGGGGAGCAGATGATTTTGTCTTTGGACTGTTGTCTATGAACTTACTATCCTTATCTATTGCTATCCTTTCTATTGCGTATTTAGTGGGAACAACTATAAGAAACAGAGAAGCAGCTAATGGCATTGCAAATATTCTCTCCCTTGGCTTTGCTTTTTTAAGTGGAGTTTTCGTTCCTAAAGAATTACTCGGAGAGACCGCCCTGCAGATCGGAAAATTTACGCCTACCTATTGGTTTGTTATGGCAAATGATTTTATATTTAATTTGAGTAACTATTCTTTTGATAATCTTTCAAATATATTAATTAGCATGGTGGTGCAATTAGGTTTTGGAGTAGCTTTCTTTGCTATGGCCCTAGTAATCAATAAAAAAAATCGCACATCAGTAGAATAA
- a CDS encoding zinc-dependent alcohol dehydrogenase: MKAMVYEGMKNIKVKEVPDPTIEKDDDIIVKVTSTAICGSDLHLIHGFIPNTKKGTVIGHETMGIVEEVGKDVQRVKKGQRVIVPFPVSCGHCWYCEHDLTSQCDNSNEYNEGGSYFGYSDTFGGYNGGQAEYLRVPYANFGPFAVPEELEDEKVLFLTDVLPTSYWGVDVGGVKENDTIVVLGCGPVGLNTMKWAALKGAKRIIGVDNIDYRLNHAKTYDGVEIINFGEHDDTGEYIKEITHGGADVVIDCVGMDGTMSNFEKIETLLKLQGGSKSAIEIASRCVRKGGTVVLVGVYGGRYNMFPLGDFFSRNITLKMGQCPAHIYVEPILKHIQEGKLDPTDIITHTLPLEEGEHAYKIFDKKKDNCIKVILKP, translated from the coding sequence ATGAAGGCAATGGTTTATGAAGGCATGAAAAATATAAAGGTTAAAGAGGTGCCTGATCCAACAATTGAAAAAGATGATGATATTATCGTAAAAGTAACATCTACTGCTATCTGTGGCTCAGACTTACATTTAATCCATGGTTTTATTCCTAATACAAAAAAGGGAACCGTAATAGGTCACGAGACTATGGGAATTGTAGAAGAAGTTGGTAAAGATGTGCAACGAGTAAAAAAAGGTCAAAGGGTAATAGTGCCTTTTCCAGTTTCCTGTGGTCACTGCTGGTATTGTGAGCACGATTTAACCAGTCAATGTGACAATTCCAATGAATATAATGAGGGTGGTTCTTACTTTGGTTATAGTGATACCTTCGGTGGATATAATGGAGGTCAAGCAGAGTACTTACGGGTTCCCTATGCTAATTTCGGTCCCTTTGCTGTACCCGAAGAGTTAGAAGATGAAAAGGTTCTTTTTCTTACAGATGTTCTGCCAACTTCCTACTGGGGTGTAGATGTAGGAGGCGTAAAAGAAAACGATACTATAGTAGTATTAGGATGTGGACCAGTTGGCTTAAATACCATGAAATGGGCTGCATTAAAAGGTGCTAAGAGAATTATAGGAGTAGACAATATAGATTATAGATTAAACCACGCAAAAACCTACGACGGAGTGGAGATCATTAATTTTGGTGAACACGATGACACTGGTGAATATATAAAAGAAATTACCCATGGAGGCGCAGATGTGGTCATTGATTGCGTAGGCATGGATGGAACCATGTCAAACTTTGAAAAGATAGAAACCCTATTAAAACTACAAGGTGGTTCAAAGTCTGCTATTGAGATCGCATCTAGATGTGTTCGAAAAGGTGGAACTGTGGTTTTAGTAGGTGTTTATGGAGGGCGATATAATATGTTTCCCTTAGGTGATTTTTTCTCGAGAAATATCACTTTAAAAATGGGCCAATGCCCAGCACACATTTATGTAGAACCTATATTAAAACACATCCAGGAAGGAAAACTTGACCCAACAGACATCATTACACATACGCTTCCTTTAGAAGAAGGCGAACACGCTTACAAGATTTTTGATAAGAAGAAAGATAACTGTATTAAAGTGATATTAAAACCCTAA